One Anaerobacillus alkaliphilus genomic region harbors:
- a CDS encoding ectoine synthase, producing MKVVKLEDIIGTNQEVKGENWTSRRLLLAKDGMGYSVHDTIIKAGTETHIWYQNHLEAVYCIEGEGEVVTLKDNKVHPITANSIYALDENDEHLLRAKTNMRMVCVFNPPITGQEIHDENGVYPLVEEANK from the coding sequence ATGAAAGTAGTAAAATTAGAAGATATTATCGGAACAAATCAAGAAGTAAAAGGTGAAAACTGGACTAGTCGCAGACTATTATTAGCAAAAGACGGAATGGGCTACTCAGTACATGATACAATAATTAAAGCAGGAACTGAAACCCATATTTGGTACCAAAACCACCTTGAGGCAGTTTACTGTATTGAAGGCGAAGGTGAAGTTGTTACTCTAAAAGACAACAAAGTTCATCCAATTACAGCAAACTCAATCTATGCACTAGATGAAAATGATGAACATTTACTTCGTGCCAAAACAAACATGCGCATGGTATGTGTGTTCAACCCGCCAATTACTGGTCAAGAAATCCATGATGAAAATGGCGTTTATCCTTTAGTTGAAGAAGCGAATAAATAA
- a CDS encoding DUF5654 family protein produces the protein MGKKMLEQIITLFTAAIGVMAALAWNDAVQALFNSLFPHGEGVKERFMFAILITSIAVLLTTIFASFIEDDK, from the coding sequence ATGGGTAAAAAGATGTTAGAACAAATTATTACATTGTTTACAGCGGCTATTGGTGTGATGGCAGCCCTTGCTTGGAATGATGCTGTACAAGCACTGTTTAATTCTCTCTTTCCCCATGGTGAGGGCGTAAAAGAACGATTTATGTTTGCTATTTTAATTACATCTATTGCCGTATTACTGACTACTATTTTCGCCAGTTTCATAGAGGATGATAAATAA
- the ectB gene encoding diaminobutyrate--2-oxoglutarate transaminase, with amino-acid sequence MVNHDLKIFEELESNVRSYVRSFPTVFKKAKGYKMWDINGKEYLDFFAGAGALNYGHNDEKMKQKLVEYIMSDSITHSLDMATEAKGNFLKKFNEVILKPRNLNYKVMFPGPTGTNTVESALKLARKVTGRTNVISFTNGFHGMTIGALSVTGNAMKRKGAGIPLQHVVTMPYDNFVSESLDTVEYLERFLEDNGSGVEIPAAMILETVQGEGGVNAANFEWLQRIEAVCKRWGILLIVDDVQAGVGRTGTFFSFEKAGITPDIVCLSKSISGYGLPLALTLIKPELDIWSPGEHNGTFRGNNVAFVTATEALTYWEDDTFEKSIAKKSEMITEFLTNIVKKYPELKGEVKGRGFMQGVSTPIEGLASSIAAKAFEQGLIMETAGPEDEVFKLFPPLTISEEGLEKGFKIIEESVQSLVSTKHPVAN; translated from the coding sequence ATGGTAAATCATGATCTGAAAATTTTTGAGGAATTGGAATCGAATGTACGAAGTTACGTTAGAAGTTTTCCAACAGTATTTAAAAAAGCAAAAGGTTATAAGATGTGGGATATTAATGGGAAAGAGTACCTTGATTTCTTTGCCGGTGCTGGAGCTCTAAATTACGGTCATAATGATGAAAAAATGAAACAAAAGCTTGTCGAATATATCATGTCTGATAGCATCACCCACTCTCTAGATATGGCTACGGAGGCAAAAGGCAATTTCTTGAAGAAGTTTAATGAAGTAATCTTAAAGCCACGTAACCTAAACTATAAAGTGATGTTCCCAGGTCCGACTGGCACAAACACTGTTGAAAGTGCGTTAAAACTTGCTCGTAAAGTAACTGGACGCACGAATGTTATTTCCTTTACAAATGGCTTCCACGGAATGACGATCGGAGCATTATCTGTGACAGGGAATGCTATGAAACGTAAAGGTGCTGGAATTCCATTACAACATGTAGTAACAATGCCTTATGATAATTTTGTAAGCGAAAGTCTCGACACCGTGGAGTATCTCGAACGCTTCTTAGAAGACAACGGTAGTGGGGTAGAAATTCCTGCTGCTATGATTCTCGAGACAGTCCAAGGTGAAGGTGGCGTAAATGCTGCTAATTTCGAGTGGCTTCAACGAATTGAAGCTGTTTGTAAGCGTTGGGGAATTTTACTAATTGTTGATGATGTGCAAGCAGGTGTAGGTAGAACTGGAACATTCTTCTCTTTTGAAAAAGCTGGCATTACTCCTGATATTGTTTGTCTATCAAAATCAATTAGTGGTTACGGCTTACCTCTTGCTCTTACACTCATCAAGCCTGAACTAGATATCTGGAGCCCTGGTGAACATAATGGAACATTCAGAGGGAATAATGTGGCATTTGTTACGGCAACTGAAGCTTTAACATATTGGGAAGATGATACGTTTGAAAAGAGCATTGCAAAGAAATCTGAGATGATTACAGAGTTTCTAACAAACATTGTCAAAAAGTACCCTGAGTTAAAAGGTGAAGTGAAAGGCCGTGGCTTTATGCAAGGGGTTAGCACACCTATTGAGGGGCTTGCAAGTAGCATTGCCGCAAAAGCGTTTGAGCAAGGTCTAATCATGGAAACTGCAGGACCGGAAGACGAAGTATTTAAACTCTTCCCACCTCTTACGATAAGTGAAGAAGGATTAGAAAAAGGCTTTAAAATTATTGAGGAAAGCGTACAAAGCCTAGTTTCCACTAAACACCCTGTAGCAAACTAA
- a CDS encoding nitric oxide synthase oxygenase, giving the protein MTYIKETLKRKAAEFITVCYQELLKNELETTKRIQSVQEEIEQTGYYEHTFEELEHGAKMAWRNSNRCIGRLFWESLKVYDERKLEKPEEIAKALFRHIEVSTNNGKIVPLITVFKAKKTEEDFLKILNYSLLRYAGYETEYGLLGDPASISFTKLCTELGWQGEGTHFDILPIVFQENNNKPIWFEIPKGIVLEVPITHPTIEAFADLDLKWYSTPIISEMMLEIGGIHYTAAPFNGWYMGTEIGARNFADEGRYNMLPKVASIIGLDTRRASSLWKDKALVELNVAVLHSFKEAGVSIVDHHTAAAQFKKFEEKEAQVGRELTGDWTWLIPPVSPATTHIFHKEYNNEIVSPNFFPNKNT; this is encoded by the coding sequence ATGACATACATTAAAGAGACCCTGAAGAGAAAAGCAGCAGAGTTCATCACTGTTTGCTATCAAGAGTTATTAAAAAATGAACTAGAAACTACAAAGCGAATACAGTCTGTTCAAGAAGAAATAGAACAGACGGGTTATTATGAACATACATTTGAAGAGTTAGAACATGGTGCAAAGATGGCTTGGAGAAATAGTAATCGTTGCATTGGTCGGCTTTTTTGGGAATCGTTAAAGGTTTATGATGAAAGAAAGCTTGAGAAACCAGAGGAGATTGCGAAAGCCTTATTCCGTCATATAGAAGTGAGTACAAACAACGGAAAAATAGTACCACTTATTACAGTCTTTAAAGCGAAAAAAACTGAGGAGGACTTTCTAAAAATCCTCAATTATTCTTTGCTGCGGTATGCAGGCTATGAAACAGAATATGGTCTATTAGGTGACCCGGCTTCCATTTCTTTTACGAAGCTTTGCACGGAGTTGGGATGGCAGGGAGAAGGTACCCATTTTGACATTTTACCGATTGTATTTCAGGAAAATAATAATAAACCGATCTGGTTTGAAATCCCCAAAGGTATTGTATTAGAAGTACCTATTACTCACCCTACAATTGAAGCTTTTGCTGACTTAGATCTTAAGTGGTACAGTACACCAATTATCTCAGAAATGATGTTAGAGATAGGTGGGATTCATTATACCGCTGCACCATTTAATGGTTGGTATATGGGAACTGAAATTGGTGCAAGAAACTTTGCTGATGAAGGACGTTATAATATGTTACCAAAAGTAGCATCTATTATAGGATTAGATACGCGTAGAGCGAGTAGCCTCTGGAAAGATAAAGCACTTGTTGAACTAAATGTAGCTGTTCTTCATTCATTTAAAGAAGCAGGAGTTAGTATTGTTGATCATCATACTGCAGCTGCTCAATTTAAAAAATTTGAGGAGAAAGAAGCCCAGGTCGGCAGAGAATTAACTGGTGACTGGACTTGGTTAATACCACCTGTATCTCCGGCAACGACTCATATTTTTCATAAAGAATATAACAACGAAATTGTTAGTCCTAATTTTTTCCCTAATAAAAATACATAG
- a CDS encoding YfhD family protein gives MAKNNKNQDFQREDVVSDGRDIEFSQELADQDDVEAQERSRAADARAKGKK, from the coding sequence ATGGCTAAAAACAATAAAAACCAAGATTTCCAAAGAGAAGATGTTGTTAGCGATGGTAGAGACATTGAATTTTCTCAAGAATTAGCTGATCAAGACGATGTTGAGGCACAAGAAAGATCAAGAGCAGCAGATGCTAGAGCAAAAGGAAAAAAATAA
- a CDS encoding NADPH-dependent FMN reductase produces MKVVALVGSTRRNSTTRKATEIVVKEIERHGGCVEIIHFKDVKLPMYDGDLKKENYPKEIMSFINKVASADGVILASPEYHGSLSGVLKNALDYLGAREMSGKIAGILTTAGSKLGAANTVNTLHQICRNLHAWALPQSPSVPAAYEAFDENGSLKDKKLQERLESLGRTLVREIKSRK; encoded by the coding sequence ATGAAGGTTGTTGCTTTAGTAGGAAGTACGAGGAGAAATTCGACAACGCGAAAAGCAACGGAAATTGTTGTGAAAGAGATTGAAAGACATGGGGGTTGCGTGGAGATTATTCACTTTAAAGACGTGAAGCTCCCTATGTATGATGGAGACCTTAAGAAGGAAAATTACCCGAAAGAGATTATGAGCTTTATTAATAAAGTGGCAAGTGCCGATGGAGTTATTCTAGCTTCTCCTGAATATCACGGAAGTTTATCCGGAGTATTAAAAAATGCCCTAGACTACCTTGGTGCAAGGGAGATGAGTGGAAAAATCGCTGGCATTCTTACAACAGCAGGAAGTAAGTTAGGTGCTGCTAATACAGTGAATACCCTGCACCAGATTTGTCGCAATCTTCATGCTTGGGCGCTACCGCAAAGCCCTAGTGTCCCTGCAGCTTATGAAGCGTTCGATGAAAACGGCTCACTTAAAGATAAAAAATTGCAGGAAAGATTAGAGAGCTTAGGGAGAACTTTAGTTAGAGAAATCAAGTCGCGTAAATAA
- a CDS encoding YfhE family protein — MESKKQRARDERKTLTKTQEVLYTSEFKAADRAMERARGTR, encoded by the coding sequence ATGGAAAGTAAAAAGCAACGTGCGAGAGATGAGCGAAAAACACTTACGAAAACACAAGAAGTTCTTTATACTTCAGAGTTTAAAGCAGCTGACAGAGCTATGGAACGGGCAAGAGGAACTAGATAA
- a CDS encoding BsuPI-related putative proteinase inhibitor, with protein sequence MKLVKICSLITLVSLLLVGCGSTPQLKSDEPAERIDFAEEEGYIVGLDQKSSGIYVFSIRNVGPNPMKLTFPTTKLFDYAIKNQAGETVYQYSYAHSFNQVITEKTIETNAAIEMEIYILEILETLEPGSYNLEVWLSANNLYATSEMEIVVE encoded by the coding sequence ATGAAACTAGTAAAAATTTGTTCCCTTATTACATTGGTATCCTTACTCCTCGTAGGTTGTGGGTCTACTCCTCAACTAAAGAGTGATGAACCTGCTGAGCGCATTGATTTTGCAGAAGAGGAAGGCTATATCGTTGGGCTTGATCAGAAAAGTAGCGGGATTTATGTATTTTCTATCAGAAATGTAGGTCCAAACCCTATGAAGCTAACTTTTCCTACAACTAAGCTCTTTGATTATGCTATTAAAAATCAAGCCGGAGAAACTGTTTATCAATATAGTTATGCCCATAGTTTTAATCAAGTTATTACAGAGAAAACTATTGAGACAAATGCCGCCATTGAAATGGAGATCTATATTTTAGAAATACTAGAAACCCTTGAGCCTGGATCTTACAACCTTGAGGTATGGCTTTCAGCAAACAATTTATACGCAACATCTGAGATGGAAATTGTTGTTGAATAG
- a CDS encoding WG repeat-containing protein, whose product MATNFLYAASLKTANGTKWGYINEKGEFEIQPEFNFALDFQKNGLATVEKDGKYGCIDKYGIIRIPFLFESTIEFSEGRAAVVYAGGFHVIDEQGTILTKKPYNYIGMFYDGRALVSDQDKESSFRYGYLNTHGDIAIPIQFETASDFTNGIAIVKLSDLQFALIDRRGNIVNVYPYFFVGYYGENLLAYRKDPSDLYGYIDLRGNLVISPRYRVAQAFEDSRAVVTETEDLQNRYGLIDRTGNYIIKPRYNDIMPLGEHRFAVGKALDEDKPYLGSRYALANWKGECLTDFIYDHISRFEQGIASVGDGKQAFFIDRTGNRARGLPVVRGADNVTLVGKLVRAMKGTRVAYFDRRGNLVWKQNTIIPLTSRYRVIEKQYEPNKDYLVYYPQVDGIKNEKAQVTVNNRLKELSKLKKIEPTEQLDYSYVGDFNVSFFQNNLLVIELFGYEYYFGAAHGMPTKIYVTINLISGRIYALEDLFKKGSNYLARVSSIIEEMISTDPQYDYVFPGAFQGITNDQPFYVDQDHLYIFFAPYQIGPYAAGFPTFKIPYTSIFDILDTKGEFWLSFH is encoded by the coding sequence ATGGCTACTAACTTTTTATATGCTGCTTCCTTGAAAACAGCAAATGGAACGAAATGGGGATATATTAACGAAAAAGGTGAATTTGAAATTCAGCCTGAGTTTAATTTTGCTCTTGATTTTCAGAAAAATGGATTAGCTACAGTTGAAAAAGATGGAAAATATGGTTGTATTGATAAGTATGGTATTATAAGAATCCCTTTCCTTTTTGAGTCAACAATTGAATTTTCTGAGGGAAGAGCTGCTGTAGTCTATGCTGGCGGTTTTCATGTCATCGATGAGCAAGGAACTATCCTTACCAAAAAGCCTTACAATTATATAGGAATGTTTTACGATGGTAGAGCGCTTGTTTCGGATCAAGATAAAGAAAGTAGTTTTCGTTATGGATACTTAAATACACATGGAGATATAGCTATTCCAATTCAATTTGAAACGGCTAGTGATTTCACTAATGGCATTGCAATAGTTAAGCTTAGTGACCTTCAGTTTGCCCTGATTGATCGGCGTGGAAATATTGTAAATGTGTATCCGTATTTCTTTGTCGGGTACTATGGAGAAAATCTGTTGGCGTATCGTAAAGACCCTAGTGACTTGTATGGGTATATAGATCTGAGAGGAAATCTTGTCATTTCTCCAAGGTACAGAGTTGCTCAAGCATTTGAAGATAGTCGAGCCGTTGTTACTGAAACTGAAGACTTACAGAATAGATACGGATTAATAGACCGGACAGGGAACTATATTATAAAACCAAGGTATAATGACATCATGCCATTAGGTGAACACCGGTTTGCCGTAGGAAAAGCACTAGATGAGGATAAACCATATTTAGGCTCACGCTATGCTCTTGCTAACTGGAAGGGTGAATGCTTAACAGATTTTATCTATGACCATATTTCTAGATTTGAACAAGGGATTGCTTCGGTAGGTGATGGAAAACAAGCATTTTTTATTGACCGAACAGGTAATCGAGCAAGGGGACTTCCAGTCGTACGAGGAGCAGATAATGTTACATTAGTGGGGAAGTTAGTTAGAGCTATGAAAGGAACACGAGTGGCTTATTTTGATCGTAGAGGTAATTTAGTATGGAAACAAAATACAATCATTCCATTAACAAGCCGTTATCGTGTTATAGAGAAACAATATGAACCGAACAAAGATTATCTTGTTTACTATCCGCAGGTTGATGGAATAAAAAACGAAAAGGCCCAAGTAACAGTTAATAATCGGTTGAAAGAGCTTTCTAAATTAAAGAAAATAGAACCTACTGAACAATTGGATTACAGCTACGTAGGTGACTTTAACGTAAGCTTTTTTCAAAATAATTTACTTGTCATAGAATTGTTTGGTTATGAGTATTACTTTGGAGCAGCTCATGGAATGCCTACAAAAATATATGTTACTATCAATCTAATTAGCGGGCGAATATATGCACTAGAGGATTTATTTAAGAAAGGTAGTAATTATCTTGCTAGAGTAAGTAGCATAATTGAGGAAATGATCAGTACTGATCCACAGTATGACTATGTGTTTCCAGGAGCATTTCAAGGGATAACCAACGATCAACCTTTTTATGTAGATCAAGACCACCTTTATATATTCTTTGCACCTTATCAAATTGGTCCTTACGCCGCAGGTTTTCCAACGTTTAAAATACCATATACAAGTATTTTTGATATTTTGGACACTAAAGGTGAATTTTGGCTCTCATTTCATTAG
- a CDS encoding endonuclease/exonuclease/phosphatase family protein encodes MIVDHFLGVFIFNLKVMTFNMRHGRGLDAKVNLQKVADLIKQEDVDIIALNEVDQMFSRRSHYVDQAYWLANELQMNYEFGPSLSFKGRSYGNAIISRLPILSHKNHQFQLKPLLAEPRAILEATIQVESDLVTVLTSHFSIHPILNQKQVNFCLNFGTTNPIILMGDFNRQSSSQSYQKLSKKFYDCSINRPLPTFSSKRPRSRIDYIFVSSHFNVTRTKVIETDASDHLPVLAELYKQ; translated from the coding sequence ATGATAGTAGATCATTTTTTAGGGGTGTTTATCTTCAATTTAAAAGTTATGACATTTAATATGCGTCACGGACGGGGTTTGGATGCGAAAGTTAATTTACAAAAAGTTGCTGATCTTATTAAGCAGGAAGATGTTGATATTATTGCGTTAAACGAAGTCGATCAGATGTTTTCAAGAAGGAGTCACTATGTAGACCAAGCCTATTGGCTAGCGAATGAACTCCAGATGAATTACGAATTCGGCCCCTCTCTATCCTTCAAAGGTAGAAGTTATGGTAACGCAATTATTTCACGTCTCCCTATCCTTTCACACAAAAATCATCAATTCCAACTAAAACCTCTGCTTGCAGAACCTAGGGCCATCCTAGAGGCAACCATCCAAGTTGAAAGCGACCTAGTTACCGTCCTCACTAGCCACTTTAGTATTCATCCAATTCTAAATCAAAAGCAAGTGAATTTTTGTTTAAACTTTGGAACAACGAACCCCATTATTTTAATGGGCGATTTTAATAGACAGTCTTCCTCTCAAAGCTATCAAAAACTTTCAAAGAAATTTTATGACTGTAGCATCAATCGACCACTCCCTACCTTCTCTTCAAAACGACCAAGATCAAGAATTGATTATATTTTTGTTTCAAGTCACTTCAATGTCACTCGGACAAAGGTAATTGAAACAGACGCTTCTGACCACCTACCTGTTTTAGCTGAATTATATAAGCAGTAG
- a CDS encoding GNAT family N-acetyltransferase: MYIKKRDLTDCHKLYELMIDPAVFPFVRQKANSYDEFLFLTKQTIEAEERGEIISRTICDEWGNPIGTINLFDVNEQAGFLGTWLGKPFHGKGYNQVAKDAFFNELFYELSIDSVFMRIRTVNIRSRMAAEKLPYVSLANQTRKDIFYQINTDEIIYDLYQIEKDQFTLYQYRQQSSEPELKEA, translated from the coding sequence ATGTATATTAAAAAGCGCGATTTGACAGATTGTCACAAATTATATGAGTTAATGATTGACCCAGCTGTTTTCCCATTTGTTCGTCAAAAAGCAAATTCTTATGATGAATTTCTATTCTTAACAAAGCAAACTATTGAAGCTGAAGAACGTGGCGAGATCATTTCTCGTACGATCTGTGATGAGTGGGGTAACCCAATTGGTACAATCAACTTATTTGATGTAAACGAGCAGGCTGGCTTTCTTGGTACATGGTTAGGAAAACCATTTCATGGTAAAGGTTATAATCAAGTAGCTAAAGATGCCTTCTTTAACGAATTGTTCTACGAACTTTCAATTGATTCCGTTTTTATGAGAATTCGTACTGTAAATATTCGCTCTCGAATGGCTGCGGAAAAATTACCCTATGTATCACTAGCTAACCAAACTCGTAAAGACATCTTTTATCAAATAAATACTGATGAAATCATATATGATCTATATCAAATTGAAAAAGATCAGTTTACGCTATATCAATACAGACAACAATCTTCGGAACCAGAGCTTAAAGAAGCATAG
- a CDS encoding TspO/MBR family protein: MLRFTIIFFAFTFVIIINYLSNALPFNNQTTSEIANRITVLFTPAGYVFSIWGLIYLLLIVWVLRSLIKQRRDLPLYKKTTSLFVLSCFLNSFWLFLWHYEYFLLSVVVMVSLLLSLIFLYKVTKQHSESVMDWLPFSIYVGWISVATIANISYALVNYNWDGFGLSDVFWTITMLIIASALALFVRIYEKDFFFPLVFVWAFIGIGVNTIDKAPIVSFVAFILATVIFIGTLFGNKKQLIISYIR; this comes from the coding sequence ATGTTGCGATTTACGATTATTTTTTTTGCTTTCACCTTTGTCATCATAATTAATTATTTATCAAACGCCTTACCATTTAATAATCAAACAACCTCTGAAATTGCTAATCGTATAACCGTATTGTTCACTCCAGCTGGCTATGTATTTAGCATTTGGGGACTTATCTATTTGTTATTAATTGTATGGGTACTACGAAGCCTTATTAAACAACGGCGAGATTTACCACTTTATAAAAAGACTACTTCACTGTTTGTGTTATCCTGCTTTTTAAATAGCTTTTGGCTATTTCTATGGCATTATGAATACTTTTTGTTATCAGTAGTTGTAATGGTATCCCTTCTTTTGTCACTAATATTTTTATATAAGGTTACCAAGCAACATAGTGAGAGTGTTATGGATTGGCTACCTTTTTCGATTTATGTAGGATGGATTAGTGTTGCAACTATTGCAAATATCAGTTATGCACTTGTTAACTATAACTGGGATGGTTTCGGTTTATCTGATGTCTTTTGGACAATTACAATGCTAATAATTGCTTCGGCATTGGCACTATTTGTACGCATCTATGAAAAAGATTTCTTTTTTCCACTAGTATTTGTTTGGGCCTTTATAGGTATTGGTGTAAATACAATCGATAAAGCACCGATTGTCTCCTTTGTGGCTTTTATTTTAGCAACAGTGATTTTCATAGGAACTTTATTTGGCAACAAGAAACAACTAATTATCTCCTACATTCGTTAA
- a CDS encoding catalase, which yields MSNEHNEQNNSDGKTLTNRQGHPVTNNQNVRTVGSRGPTTLENYDFLEKISHFDRERIPERVVHARGAGAHGYFEAYGTVGDEPISKYTRAKLFQERGKQTPVFVRFSTVVHGGNSPETLRDPRGFAVKFYTEDGNWDLVGNNLKIFFIRDPLKFPDMVHAFKPDPVTNIQDPERMFDFLCHQPESAHMITFLFSPWGIPANYREMQGSGVHAYKWVNEEGKGVLVKYHWEPKQGIKNLAQKDADAIQAKNFNHATQDLYEAIEKGDYPEWELYVQIMEDGEHPELDFDPLDPTKLWYKEDYPWLPVGKMVLNKNPENYFAEVEQVAFGTGVLVDGLDFSDDKLLQGRTFSYSDTQRYRVGSNYLQLPINKPKKHVASNQEGGQMDYRTEFGKDQNPHVNYEPSLIGGLKEAKNPGKEHEPYIAGNLVRETISRENNFGQAGETYRRFNDWERNELISNLVGALSNCRKEIQDRMVEIFTQCDEDYGKRVREGLEKGMKDNKMEEAVQEAEKMGHPSDPY from the coding sequence ATGTCAAATGAACACAATGAACAAAACAATTCTGACGGCAAGACGTTAACAAATCGACAAGGTCATCCTGTTACCAATAATCAGAACGTTAGAACAGTAGGTAGCCGCGGCCCTACTACTTTAGAAAATTATGACTTCCTTGAAAAAATAAGTCACTTTGACCGCGAACGAATTCCGGAGCGTGTAGTACATGCCCGTGGAGCTGGTGCACATGGTTATTTTGAAGCTTATGGTACTGTTGGTGATGAGCCAATTTCAAAATATACTCGTGCAAAATTGTTTCAAGAAAGAGGTAAGCAAACACCAGTCTTTGTTCGTTTTTCAACGGTTGTTCACGGTGGCAATTCTCCTGAAACGCTACGTGACCCTAGAGGCTTTGCGGTTAAATTTTATACAGAAGACGGAAACTGGGATTTAGTAGGTAACAACTTAAAGATTTTCTTTATTCGTGACCCATTAAAATTTCCTGACATGGTACACGCATTTAAGCCAGATCCTGTCACAAATATACAGGATCCCGAGCGTATGTTTGATTTTCTTTGTCATCAACCAGAATCAGCGCACATGATTACCTTCTTATTTTCTCCATGGGGCATTCCTGCCAATTATCGAGAAATGCAAGGCTCAGGAGTACACGCCTATAAATGGGTAAATGAAGAAGGAAAAGGTGTTCTTGTAAAATATCATTGGGAGCCAAAGCAAGGAATTAAAAATCTAGCACAAAAAGATGCTGATGCAATCCAAGCAAAGAATTTTAATCATGCTACACAAGATTTATACGAGGCAATTGAAAAAGGTGATTATCCTGAATGGGAACTTTACGTTCAAATTATGGAGGATGGTGAACATCCTGAATTAGACTTTGATCCACTTGATCCAACGAAGCTTTGGTATAAAGAGGATTACCCTTGGCTACCAGTAGGGAAAATGGTGTTGAACAAAAACCCTGAAAATTACTTTGCTGAAGTAGAACAAGTTGCCTTCGGTACAGGTGTATTAGTTGATGGATTAGATTTTTCTGATGATAAGCTACTTCAAGGAAGAACATTTTCATACTCAGACACGCAACGTTATCGTGTCGGCTCCAACTATCTACAATTACCAATTAATAAGCCGAAGAAGCATGTGGCTTCTAACCAAGAAGGCGGCCAAATGGATTACCGAACCGAGTTTGGGAAAGACCAAAACCCTCACGTAAACTATGAACCTTCCCTAATCGGCGGATTAAAAGAAGCAAAGAACCCTGGCAAAGAACATGAACCATACATTGCAGGGAACCTCGTAAGAGAAACAATCTCTCGTGAAAATAACTTTGGACAAGCTGGCGAAACTTACAGAAGATTTAACGACTGGGAACGCAATGAGTTAATATCAAATTTAGTCGGTGCTCTCTCCAACTGCCGTAAGGAAATCCAAGATCGTATGGTTGAAATTTTTACACAGTGCGATGAGGATTACGGAAAACGAGTAAGAGAAGGACTAGAAAAAGGTATGAAAGACAATAAGATGGAGGAAGCAGTCCAAGAAGCAGAAAAAATGGGACATCCTTCTGATCCATATTAA
- the ectA gene encoding diaminobutyrate acetyltransferase: protein MKSKQTMEQTIRIEKPKVTDGALMWNLVKQSTLDNNSPYKYIMMCDYFKETCVVVKQDEKLLGFITAFIPPEQQDVIFVWQVGVDPSQRGKGIASKMLAELIRRPACKNVRYLEATVTPSNQASQSLFRGLARKKHTECAVKTCYSAKLFPTNDHEEELLFRVGPLSD, encoded by the coding sequence ATGAAAAGTAAACAAACAATGGAACAAACAATACGTATAGAAAAACCAAAAGTAACTGATGGAGCTTTAATGTGGAATTTAGTTAAACAATCAACATTAGATAATAATTCACCTTATAAATACATTATGATGTGTGATTACTTCAAGGAAACCTGTGTGGTTGTTAAACAAGATGAAAAATTACTAGGTTTTATAACTGCTTTTATACCCCCAGAACAACAAGATGTCATTTTTGTATGGCAAGTTGGAGTTGACCCTTCCCAACGTGGAAAAGGGATTGCCTCAAAGATGCTCGCCGAACTCATAAGGCGACCTGCATGTAAAAATGTACGCTATCTAGAAGCAACAGTCACCCCATCTAATCAAGCATCACAATCTTTATTCCGAGGGTTAGCACGCAAAAAACACACAGAATGTGCTGTTAAAACATGCTATTCAGCTAAATTGTTCCCTACTAATGATCACGAGGAAGAATTATTGTTTCGAGTTGGCCCTTTATCTGATTAA